The Euphorbia lathyris chromosome 8, ddEupLath1.1, whole genome shotgun sequence genome has a window encoding:
- the LOC136203922 gene encoding transcription factor MYB123-like, giving the protein MGRSPCCSKEGVNRGAWTSIEDKTLIAYINANGEGQWRYLPKRAGLNRCGKSCRLRWLNYLRPDIKRGNISHDEEQLIIRLHNLLGNRWSLIAGRLPGRTDNEIKNYWNTTLGKKVESKNSNHPTQRLGKLTTEPSNSAQTSQVIRTRASRCTKVIIPFQNQTATQLSSSSPNHHSDFFNLGDYDQNLENNHMSLPLINDWMTSVNSVLEDNAILDLDSLVSLLDSDEWP; this is encoded by the exons ATGGGGAGGAGTCCATGTTGCTCAAAGGAAGGAGTGAACAGAGGAGCATGGACATCAATTGAAGATAAAACTCTTATTGCTTATATTAATGCTAATGGTGAAGGTCAATGGAGGTATCTTCCAAAGAGAGCTGGTCTTAATAGATGTGGTAAGAGTTGCAGACTTAGATGGTTGAATTATCTCAGACCTGATATCAAAAGAGGTAATATTTCTCACGATGAAGAACAACTCATTATTAGACTCCATAATCTTCTTGGCAACAG ATGGTCTTTAATAGCTGGAAGGCTACCTGGACGAACAGACAATGAAATCAAGAACTATTGGAATACAACTTTGGGAAAGAAAGTTGAATCCAAAAACAGTAACCATCCAACTCAGAGACTCGGAAAGCTAACTACTGAACCATCGAACTCGGCACAGACAAGCCAAGTGATCCGCACCCGAGCCAGTAGGTGCACCAAAGTAATAATCCCATTTCAGAATCAAACTGCCACACAGCTTTCCTCTTCATCCCCAAATCATCACTCAGATTTCTTCAATCTGGGGGATTATGATCAGAATTTGGAGAATAATCATATGTCCTTGCCTTTGATCAATGATTGGATGACAAGTGTTAATAGTGTTCTTGAAGATAATGCCATTTTGGACTTGGATTCTCTTGTATCTTTGCTGGACTCCGACGAATGGCCTTGA